In Kogia breviceps isolate mKogBre1 chromosome 7, mKogBre1 haplotype 1, whole genome shotgun sequence, a single window of DNA contains:
- the ROBO4 gene encoding roundabout homolog 4 isoform X2 has translation MGSGGEGVLGARQPLPLLLLLVTGGMAQDSPPQILVHPEDQLLQGPGPAKMSCQASGQPPPTIRWLLNGHPLSMAPPDIHHLLPDGTLLLLRPPPRGRAHDDQALSTDLGVYTCEASNRLGTAVSRGARLSVAVLREDFQVQPRDQVATVGEQVILQCGPPWGHPEPTVSWWKDGKPLALQPGRHSVSRGSLLMARAEESDAGTYMCVATNSAGRRESRAARVSVQEPQDHRGPLELLAVRIQLENVTLLNPDPAKDTKPGPAVWLSWKVSGPAAPAQSYTALFRTQAAPGGQGAPWAEALLAGWQSAELEGLHWGQDYELKVRPSSGRAQGPDSNVLLLRLPEQVPSAPPQEVTLKPGNGSVLVSWVPPPAENRNGIIRGYQVWSLGNTSLPPANWTVAGEQTRLEIATRVPGSYCVQVAAVTGAGAGQPSSPVCLLLEQAVEQAAQEPSAHGPWTLEQLRAALRRPEVIASGGVVLWLLLLGTAVCVHRRRRAGVHLGPGLYRHTSEDAILKHRTDHSDSPWLTDTWRSTSGSRDLSSSSSLSSRLGVDPRDPLDSRRSLVSWDPRSPGVPLLPDTSTFYGSLINELPSSPPARPSPQAPAARRLTPQMARLSSPWPSSDSLCGRRGLSPPRSSLAPAEAWKAKKKQELHQANSSPLLQASHPVELWACELGNRGSKNLSQSPGAGPWALVAWRALGPQLFGSPSELATRPLPAAPLPPRGPPTQSQQTQHSVEPQAPSCPPLSAAPVPAFIPSGPPSPPSPQASSLSGPSPASSRLSSSSLSSLGEGQDSVLTPEEVALCLELSEGEETPRNSVSPVPRAPSPPITYGYISVPTASELADMGRPGGGVGSEVRGLLCPPRPCPTPTPSEGSLANGWGSASEDNAPSARASLVSSSDGSFLADAHFARALAVAADSFGFGLEPREADCVFTDALSPPSPRDDLFLNSALSLPPWEWRSDWLEDMERNHTQWLGRGLPPWPPTSRISSQRSQLSCPAPEAGDSS, from the exons ATGGGCTCTGGCGGCGAAGGCGTCCTTGGGGCCcgccagcccctgcctctcctgCTTCTGCTTGTCACAG gAGGCATGGCTCAGGACTCCCCACCCCAGATCCTCGTCCACCCCGAGGACCAGCTGCTCCAGGGCCCTGGCCCGGCCAAGATGAGCTGCCAGGCCTCAGGCCAGCCGCCTCCCACCATCCGCTGGCTGCTGAATGGGCATCCCCTGAGCATGGCGCCCCCAGACATTCACCACCTCCTACCTGACGGAACCCTCCTGCTGCTGCGGCCCCCTCCCCGGGGACGTGCTCACGATGACCAGGCCCTGTCCACAGACCTGGGGGTCTACACGTGTGAGGCCAGCAACCGGCTGGGCACGGCAGTCAGCCGGGGCGCTCGGCTGTCTGTGGCTG tcCTTCGGGAAGATTTCCAGGTCCAGCCTCGGGACCAGGTGGCCACGGTGGGCGAGCAGGTGATCCTGCAGTGTGGGCCGCCCTGGGGCCACCCAGAGCCCACAGTCTCATGGTGGAAGGATGGGAAACCCCTGGCCCTGCAGCCAGGGCGGCACTCG GTGTCCAGAGGTTCCCTGCTGATGGCAAGAGCAGAGGAGAGTGACGCAGGGACCTATATGTGCgtggccaccaacagtgcaggacgACGGGAGAGCCGGGCAGCCAGGGTGTCTGTCCAAG AGCCCCAGGACCACAGGGGGCCCCTGGAGCTTCTGGCTGTGCGCATTCAGCTGGAAAACGTGACCCTGCTGAACCCAGACCCTGCGAAGGACACCAAGCCGGGTCCTGCTGTGTGGCTTAGCTGGAAG GTGAGCGGCCCCGCTGCTCCTGCTCAGTCCTACACGGCCCTGTTCAGGACCCAGGCTGCCCCCGGAGGCCAGGGAGCCCCGTGGGCAGAGGCCCTGCTGGCTGGCTGGCAGAGCGCGGAGCTGGAGGGCCTCCACTGGGGCCAAGACTACGAGCTCAAAGTGAGACCATCCTCCGGGCGGGCCCAAGGCCCCGACAGCAAcgtgctgctcctgaggctgcctgAACAAG tgCCCAGTGCCCCTCCCCAGGAGGTGACCCTAAAACCCGGCAACGGCAGTGTCCTCGTGAGCTGGGTCCCACCACCTGCTGAAAACCGCAATGGCATCATCCGTGGCTACCAG GTCTGGAGCCTGGGCAACACGTCGTTGCCCCCGGCCAACTGGACGGTGGCGGGCGAGCAGACCCGGCTGGAGATCGCCACCCGCGTGCCAGGTTCCTACTGCGTACAAGTGGCCGCAGtcactggggctggggctgggcagcCCAGCAGCCCTGTCTGCCTCCTTTTAG AGCAGGCCGTGGAGCAAGCCGCCCAGGAACCCAGTGCACACGGCCCGTGGACCCTGGAGCAGCTGAGGGCGGCCTTGAGGCGGCCAGAGGTCATTGCCAGCGGGGGTGTTGTgctctggctgctgctgctgggcaCCGCCGTGTGCGTCCACCGCCGGCGCCGAGCTGGGGTGCACCTGGGCCCAG GTCTGTACAGACATACCAGTGAGGACGCCATCCTAAAACACAG GACGGATCACAGTGACTCCCCGTGGCTGACAGACACTTGGCGCTCCACCTCTGGCTCTCGGgacctcagcagcagcagcagtctcAGCAGCCGACTGGGAGTGGACCCCCGGGACCCACTAGACAGTCGTCGCTCCT tggtctccTGGGATCCCCGAAGCCCCGGTGTGCCCCTGCTTCCTGACACCAGCACTTTTTATGGCTCCCTCATCAATGAGCTGCCTTCCAGCCCCCCAGCCCGGCCAagtccccaggccccagctgccaGGCGGCTCACACCCCAGATGGCCAGGCTCTCCAGTCCCTGGCCCAGTTCAGACAGCCTCTGCGGCCGCAGGGGCCTCTCTCCTCCGCGCTCGTCTCTGGCCCCTGCAGAGGCTTGGAAGGCCAAAAAAAAGCAGG AGCTGCACCAGGCCAACAGCTCCCCGCTGCTCCAGGCCAGCCACCCCGTGGAGCTCTGGGCCTGTGAGTTGGGCAACAGAGGCTCCAAGAACCTTTCCCAAAGCCCAG gagctgggccctgggccctggtTGCCTGGCGGGCCCTGGGACCACAGCTCTTCGGCTCCCCCAGTGAGCTGGCGACTCGCCCTCTCCCCGCAGCACCCCTCCCTCCTCGTGGACCCCCCACTCAGAGTCAACAGACCCA GCACTCGGTGGAGCCCCaagccccctcctgccccccactgTCAGCAGCCCCCGTCCCCGCCTTTATCCCCTCCggtccccccagcccccccagTCCCCAGGCCTCTTCCCTCTCTGGTCCCAGCCCAGCATCCAGTCGCCTGTCCAGCTCATCACTGTCGTCCCTGGGGGAGGGTCAGGACAGTGTGCTGACCCCTGAGGAGGTGGCCCTGTGTCTGGAGCTCAGTGAGGGTGAGGAGACCCCCAG GAACAGTGTCTCTCCAGTGCCAAGGGCTCCTTCACCCCCCATCACCTATGGCTACATCAGCGTCCCGACGGCCTCGGAGCTAGCGGACATGGGCAGgcctggaggaggggtggggtcCGAGGTGAGGGGCTTGCTGTGCCCACCtcggccctgccccacccccacccccagcgagGGCTCCTTGGCCAACGGCTGGGGCTCAGCCTCTGAGGACAACGCCCCCAGCGCCAGAGCCAGCCTGGTCAGCTCCTCCGACGGCTCCTTCCTCGCCGACGCCCACTTCGCCCGGGCCCTGGCCGTGGCTGCGGACAGCTTCGGCTTTGGTCTGGAGCCCAGGGAGGCAGACTGCGTCTTCACAG ATGCTTTgtcacctccctccccccgggATGACCTCTTCCTGAACTccgccctctccctgcccccgtGGGAGTGGAGGTCAGACTGGTTGGAGGACATGGAGAGAAACCACACCCAGTGGCTGGGAAGGGGGCTGCCTCCCTGGCCCCCCACCTCTCGGATCTCGTCCCAGAGAAGTCAACTCAGCTGTCCTGCGCCCGAGGCCGGCG ACTCCTCGTGA
- the ROBO4 gene encoding roundabout homolog 4 isoform X1, translating to MGSGGEGVLGARQPLPLLLLLVTGGMAQDSPPQILVHPEDQLLQGPGPAKMSCQASGQPPPTIRWLLNGHPLSMAPPDIHHLLPDGTLLLLRPPPRGRAHDDQALSTDLGVYTCEASNRLGTAVSRGARLSVAVLREDFQVQPRDQVATVGEQVILQCGPPWGHPEPTVSWWKDGKPLALQPGRHSVSRGSLLMARAEESDAGTYMCVATNSAGRRESRAARVSVQEPQDHRGPLELLAVRIQLENVTLLNPDPAKDTKPGPAVWLSWKVSGPAAPAQSYTALFRTQAAPGGQGAPWAEALLAGWQSAELEGLHWGQDYELKVRPSSGRAQGPDSNVLLLRLPEQVPSAPPQEVTLKPGNGSVLVSWVPPPAENRNGIIRGYQVWSLGNTSLPPANWTVAGEQTRLEIATRVPGSYCVQVAAVTGAGAGQPSSPVCLLLEQAVEQAAQEPSAHGPWTLEQLRAALRRPEVIASGGVVLWLLLLGTAVCVHRRRRAGVHLGPGLYRHTSEDAILKHRTDHSDSPWLTDTWRSTSGSRDLSSSSSLSSRLGVDPRDPLDSRRSLVSWDPRSPGVPLLPDTSTFYGSLINELPSSPPARPSPQAPAARRLTPQMARLSSPWPSSDSLCGRRGLSPPRSSLAPAEAWKAKKKQELHQANSSPLLQASHPVELWACELGNRGSKNLSQSPACRSPGAGPWALVAWRALGPQLFGSPSELATRPLPAAPLPPRGPPTQSQQTQHSVEPQAPSCPPLSAAPVPAFIPSGPPSPPSPQASSLSGPSPASSRLSSSSLSSLGEGQDSVLTPEEVALCLELSEGEETPRNSVSPVPRAPSPPITYGYISVPTASELADMGRPGGGVGSEVRGLLCPPRPCPTPTPSEGSLANGWGSASEDNAPSARASLVSSSDGSFLADAHFARALAVAADSFGFGLEPREADCVFTDALSPPSPRDDLFLNSALSLPPWEWRSDWLEDMERNHTQWLGRGLPPWPPTSRISSQRSQLSCPAPEAGDSS from the exons ATGGGCTCTGGCGGCGAAGGCGTCCTTGGGGCCcgccagcccctgcctctcctgCTTCTGCTTGTCACAG gAGGCATGGCTCAGGACTCCCCACCCCAGATCCTCGTCCACCCCGAGGACCAGCTGCTCCAGGGCCCTGGCCCGGCCAAGATGAGCTGCCAGGCCTCAGGCCAGCCGCCTCCCACCATCCGCTGGCTGCTGAATGGGCATCCCCTGAGCATGGCGCCCCCAGACATTCACCACCTCCTACCTGACGGAACCCTCCTGCTGCTGCGGCCCCCTCCCCGGGGACGTGCTCACGATGACCAGGCCCTGTCCACAGACCTGGGGGTCTACACGTGTGAGGCCAGCAACCGGCTGGGCACGGCAGTCAGCCGGGGCGCTCGGCTGTCTGTGGCTG tcCTTCGGGAAGATTTCCAGGTCCAGCCTCGGGACCAGGTGGCCACGGTGGGCGAGCAGGTGATCCTGCAGTGTGGGCCGCCCTGGGGCCACCCAGAGCCCACAGTCTCATGGTGGAAGGATGGGAAACCCCTGGCCCTGCAGCCAGGGCGGCACTCG GTGTCCAGAGGTTCCCTGCTGATGGCAAGAGCAGAGGAGAGTGACGCAGGGACCTATATGTGCgtggccaccaacagtgcaggacgACGGGAGAGCCGGGCAGCCAGGGTGTCTGTCCAAG AGCCCCAGGACCACAGGGGGCCCCTGGAGCTTCTGGCTGTGCGCATTCAGCTGGAAAACGTGACCCTGCTGAACCCAGACCCTGCGAAGGACACCAAGCCGGGTCCTGCTGTGTGGCTTAGCTGGAAG GTGAGCGGCCCCGCTGCTCCTGCTCAGTCCTACACGGCCCTGTTCAGGACCCAGGCTGCCCCCGGAGGCCAGGGAGCCCCGTGGGCAGAGGCCCTGCTGGCTGGCTGGCAGAGCGCGGAGCTGGAGGGCCTCCACTGGGGCCAAGACTACGAGCTCAAAGTGAGACCATCCTCCGGGCGGGCCCAAGGCCCCGACAGCAAcgtgctgctcctgaggctgcctgAACAAG tgCCCAGTGCCCCTCCCCAGGAGGTGACCCTAAAACCCGGCAACGGCAGTGTCCTCGTGAGCTGGGTCCCACCACCTGCTGAAAACCGCAATGGCATCATCCGTGGCTACCAG GTCTGGAGCCTGGGCAACACGTCGTTGCCCCCGGCCAACTGGACGGTGGCGGGCGAGCAGACCCGGCTGGAGATCGCCACCCGCGTGCCAGGTTCCTACTGCGTACAAGTGGCCGCAGtcactggggctggggctgggcagcCCAGCAGCCCTGTCTGCCTCCTTTTAG AGCAGGCCGTGGAGCAAGCCGCCCAGGAACCCAGTGCACACGGCCCGTGGACCCTGGAGCAGCTGAGGGCGGCCTTGAGGCGGCCAGAGGTCATTGCCAGCGGGGGTGTTGTgctctggctgctgctgctgggcaCCGCCGTGTGCGTCCACCGCCGGCGCCGAGCTGGGGTGCACCTGGGCCCAG GTCTGTACAGACATACCAGTGAGGACGCCATCCTAAAACACAG GACGGATCACAGTGACTCCCCGTGGCTGACAGACACTTGGCGCTCCACCTCTGGCTCTCGGgacctcagcagcagcagcagtctcAGCAGCCGACTGGGAGTGGACCCCCGGGACCCACTAGACAGTCGTCGCTCCT tggtctccTGGGATCCCCGAAGCCCCGGTGTGCCCCTGCTTCCTGACACCAGCACTTTTTATGGCTCCCTCATCAATGAGCTGCCTTCCAGCCCCCCAGCCCGGCCAagtccccaggccccagctgccaGGCGGCTCACACCCCAGATGGCCAGGCTCTCCAGTCCCTGGCCCAGTTCAGACAGCCTCTGCGGCCGCAGGGGCCTCTCTCCTCCGCGCTCGTCTCTGGCCCCTGCAGAGGCTTGGAAGGCCAAAAAAAAGCAGG AGCTGCACCAGGCCAACAGCTCCCCGCTGCTCCAGGCCAGCCACCCCGTGGAGCTCTGGGCCTGTGAGTTGGGCAACAGAGGCTCCAAGAACCTTTCCCAAAGCCCAG CCTGTCGTTCCCCAggagctgggccctgggccctggtTGCCTGGCGGGCCCTGGGACCACAGCTCTTCGGCTCCCCCAGTGAGCTGGCGACTCGCCCTCTCCCCGCAGCACCCCTCCCTCCTCGTGGACCCCCCACTCAGAGTCAACAGACCCA GCACTCGGTGGAGCCCCaagccccctcctgccccccactgTCAGCAGCCCCCGTCCCCGCCTTTATCCCCTCCggtccccccagcccccccagTCCCCAGGCCTCTTCCCTCTCTGGTCCCAGCCCAGCATCCAGTCGCCTGTCCAGCTCATCACTGTCGTCCCTGGGGGAGGGTCAGGACAGTGTGCTGACCCCTGAGGAGGTGGCCCTGTGTCTGGAGCTCAGTGAGGGTGAGGAGACCCCCAG GAACAGTGTCTCTCCAGTGCCAAGGGCTCCTTCACCCCCCATCACCTATGGCTACATCAGCGTCCCGACGGCCTCGGAGCTAGCGGACATGGGCAGgcctggaggaggggtggggtcCGAGGTGAGGGGCTTGCTGTGCCCACCtcggccctgccccacccccacccccagcgagGGCTCCTTGGCCAACGGCTGGGGCTCAGCCTCTGAGGACAACGCCCCCAGCGCCAGAGCCAGCCTGGTCAGCTCCTCCGACGGCTCCTTCCTCGCCGACGCCCACTTCGCCCGGGCCCTGGCCGTGGCTGCGGACAGCTTCGGCTTTGGTCTGGAGCCCAGGGAGGCAGACTGCGTCTTCACAG ATGCTTTgtcacctccctccccccgggATGACCTCTTCCTGAACTccgccctctccctgcccccgtGGGAGTGGAGGTCAGACTGGTTGGAGGACATGGAGAGAAACCACACCCAGTGGCTGGGAAGGGGGCTGCCTCCCTGGCCCCCCACCTCTCGGATCTCGTCCCAGAGAAGTCAACTCAGCTGTCCTGCGCCCGAGGCCGGCG ACTCCTCGTGA